One genomic segment of Sander lucioperca isolate FBNREF2018 chromosome 10, SLUC_FBN_1.2, whole genome shotgun sequence includes these proteins:
- the setd2 gene encoding histone-lysine N-methyltransferase SETD2 isoform X1: MGEPCDLKHFVKEEGSSASVKVEGLSKAALIKSLSPRVMLSNHLLPKGTKMKVNLEDQGRQKVSFSFAQTKKPLQSVFFIPASPDKSVAEPNAALSQSTSDKEGQKTDSKTEQNQTPMVQTPMAETPSQTPVSSATKLKTVLAKMHFKKQILSVSVTEERPTSVVPEELHSPELQVLQKTTSAAEFPTPQPQNVVNVCPSDNAQIEAPETMVTPSLKKTTASSGKDGESSSSAEQDNKVDKRKTRSQFDSAPPGSESDGDLGQISSSRKSVDSRSKTTSDSRSKEVKKSSSGSHVEEKEKSSSKRSENHERSSSYSKPDRDSRHTSLRSSRSDKDRRRSRSRSRSRSRGSRTSSSHSRSERSRGDRGSRSERSYYHDSDRRSHRSSPRRERRRSRSRTDRTRDSSDSEDDHRKTRTRTIDSSRLSAHSSSHKESKSSSYSKSEKSSKSADSPHSSEMDKKTQSSKSERTSKRLSDSDSQRKCSPDLGSSYRKSSSHYKSETNSKSSSSSMHTHPQTYEKQQKSSSSDSEVDHKGKSQASDKSSGSEENCKNSLKKNSRPDSKQMTPSRSSVNTSGYDRQSNDIFHSPGKAPSCANTTESYSQSEIEKSDSQQSGNEHRSKDFKDMVSCTDKSLQEESSKRSKETKSDLEVETSAIISSESLTHVNVALENLTNVKNSLSSNYQPHVKSNADVLNSCSSNDSIMCSQDKKDVDCLPGPKSLLDTTDIPVTHDVEQNTKPEIVKVLTVGTKSVSSCLEFEDQLTREQQNMDTVKKSSSTTKKSRWDIVGQDTSESDNSQRTLCAESKPTVKKVISVKKIEFSKDSCQQDCDIKNTLQQETETHSKLVKQTDISTQEVGSDSTSITDKYKDQSEPSQAGTSIDHCDLKLSVSQKINTDEPLHVNDTSLVDKAAKMQRWNGDDHEEKSKGSINKSKLSKRTLHQDALGGQSEVSDSDNSEYDSDCGEAIKRLHSVVVVPKNSSLTIDTQDTGASPCRLMNSSELQNVNIIEVPNQVPQQRQGSPSAFLETSGPCAGINDSSHSRVLCQSQSNMIDSTSHLEGSSSISAQPYMAGHIGAHGSATDPAHSLDNFRQCAQGHKQHNVSSRGEIMYSHYQHDDFSNADNINDKNGFSLGWDFSQLEQPSSTYQQPDSSHGPHLPNTKLTETSPKEQEHRQSNATWNHQSPNAQTSRQPYLHVHERYQDFAGEIHPDSLTNDHDDYSGDKLSDLSKTAVECSGPNTPGSSSFVQGHEISSNSRGTAVPDPPREDNFRPHRGRGPPKKRRPEIESDSDNEAEAGPAGKRERQGDADVSKETHVKAMVQRPLLNLREFQDANKWKEFAKSKKMPPYFDLIEENLYLTERKKSKSHRDIKRMQCECPVLPREERARGVLACGEDCLNRLLMIECSSRCLNGAYCSNRRFQMKQHADFEVILTEDKGWGLRAARDLAPNTFVLEYCGEVLDHKEFKTRVKEYARNKNIHYYFMSLRNNEIIDATLKGNCSRFMNHSCEPNCETQKWTVNGQLRVGFFTSKVVPAGAELTFDYQFQRYGKEAQKCFCGAPSCRGFLGGENRVSVRAAGGKMKKDRSRKSALTTVDEELEALLENGEGLYDEKQVVSLCRLMVRVETMEQKLTCLKLIQDTQNPSCLKQFLDHHGLSLLWIFMVELSEAKGNSANNIKLQLEIMKTLAVLPISTKNMLEESRVLTFIQRWAQTKTFPHPAEMDGYSSENTSRAQTPLNTPDGSSTKLGPELDGDTSKPAVYRRLKIISENSLDSALSDASKASDGKEEEEEDDDEEEEESSHAGLPDGKQLKEEPVCEAADPTKGTMEESVKEEGQVKGEEEEETRMSSSSQHQPQTEEVKEKMDSEIEIEMKEDTSEGHTDELEEPKEPCQEQESGEEQTTQAVTEKAELEGDQPTVKVLESEIQSIQTDVADLPPEPPLENMEAQAETQEAGKPPSGCEAPPDESTTDAAQSSETPEASMPSEVIVTPVDPSVIGTPSQDEEEGVSDVESERSQEPPLNALDICGMAARLLDSWKDLKEVYRIPKKSQVEKEANDRSRDRDTALTPRTTSGSREREREREKERERDRDRDYDRDRDRDWDRERDRDRDRDRDRDRDRDRDRDRDRDRDRERDRDRERDRDRDRDRGSDKTPQRSTERRRRRSTSPPSSYERSSRRTEERFDSSNSSKTRGVGGKDRNKLSTEERRKLFEQEVAQREAQKQQQLQQQQQQQQQQLQTMAYDPALAYASSPGFITYPPGYPIQTFVDPTNPNAGKVLLPTPPVEPTLNYEETPPLRLISDLGLSSPSPTSQANPVSNLSQHITTTDLATGNPQQYAQPTVATQDTGVAVLSVPAQVAPQVHGQQSYTTLWDPTTQQAVTVQTQPGQQYATAPAQAQTQTAIYYQGQPCQTIYSIPTAYPQANTPVIQAYTEPTASYLHSQPVYPGHQQGVVVQQGGTVTTIVTSQTVQQEMIVPNNVIDLPPPSPPKPKTIVLPPNWKVARDPEGKIYYYHIVTRQTQWDPPTWDGCSDNTSVDHESEMDLGTPTYDENPSKFSTKTAEADTSSELAKKSKETFRKEMSQFIVQCLNPFRKPDCKLGRISNTEDFKHLARKLTHGVMNKELKACTNPEDLECNENVKHKTKEYIKKYMQRFGTVYRPKEDTEVC; encoded by the exons ATGGGGGAACCTTGTGACCTTAAGCACTTCGTAAA AGAGGAAGGGAGTAGTGCCTCG GTGAAGGTGGAGGGCCTATCTAAGGCAGCTCTAATCAAAAGCCTGTCTCCCAGAGTCATGCTATCCAACCATCTTTTGCCTAAAGGGACCAAGATGAAGGTCAACCTAGAGGATCAGGGTCGACAGAAAGTGTCCTTTAGCTTCGCACAGACCAAGAAGCCCCTGCAGAGCGTGTTCTTCATCCCTGCCAGTCCTGACAAGTCTGTTGCTGAGCCTAACGCTGCCTTGTCACAGTCAACCTCAGACAAAGAAGGGCAGAAAACAGACAGCAAAACTGAGCAAAACCAGACACCCATGGTGCAAACACCAATGGCAGAGACACCTTCTCAAACACCAGTCTCCTCAGCCACTAAACTGAAAACCGTCTTAGCAAAGATGCATTTCAAGAAGCAAATTCTAAGTGTCTCTGTGACTGAAGAGAGACCAACATCTGTTGTGCCAGAGGAGCTACACTCTCCAGAGTTGCAGGTTCTACAGAAAACAACAAGTGCAGCTGAATTTCCAACACCCCAGCCTCAGAATGTTGTCAATGTCTGCCCCTCTGATAATGCCCAGATTGAAGCCCCTGAGACAATGGTAACCCCTAGCCTCAAGAAGACAACTGCTTCCTCaggaaaagatggagagagTTCCAGCAGTGCTGAGCAGGATAATAAGGTAGACAAAAGGAAAACCAGGTCCCAGTTTGATAGTGCTCCCCCTGGCTCAGAATCTGATGGAGATTTAGGCCAGATATCTTCTAGTCGCAAATCAGTTGACTCCAGAAGTAAAACAACCTCTGACAGCAGAAGCAAAGAGGTAAAAAAATCTTCCTCTGGTTCACATgtggaggaaaaggaaaaaagttCCTCTAAGCGGTCAGAGAATCATGAAAGATCTTCTAGTTACTCCAAACCAGACCGTGATTCTAGACACACATCCTTACGCTCATCTCGATCAGACAAAGATCGCAGAAGGTCCAGGTCTAGATCACGGTCTAGATCAAGAGGGTCTCGAACAAGTTCATCTCACTCCAGATCAGAGAGATCCCGAGGTGACAGAGGATCACGCTCCGAAAGGTCTTACTATCATGATTCTGATCGGAGATCACACCGGAGTTCTCCACGCAGAGAGAGAAGACGCTCTCGCTCTCGCACTGACAGAACTCGGGACAGTTCTGACTCTGAGGATGACCATAGGAAGACAAGGACAAGGACAATTGACTCCAGTAGATTATCCGCCCATTCAAGTTCACATAAAGAGTCAAAATCATCTTCCTACTCAAAGTCTGAGAAATCCTCTAAATCTGCAGATTCGCCTCACTCTTCAGAGAtggataaaaaaacacaatcttCAAAGTCTGAAAGAACTTCAAAGCGACTATCAGACTCTGATTCCCAGCGCAAGTGCTCTCCTGATCTGGGCTCGAGTTACCGTAAATCTAGCAGCCATTACAAGTCAGAGACCAACAGCAAATCCTCTTCTTCCAGTATGCATACTCACCCTCAAACATatgaaaaacagcaaaaaagcaGCTCTAGTGACTCTGAGGTAGATCATAAGGGAAAATCACAGGCCTCTGACAAAAGCTCTGGCTCAGAGGAGAACTGTAAAAACTCTCTAAAGAAAAACAGTAGACCGGACTCGAAGCAGATGACCCCTTCTAGATCTTCTGTGAACACCAGCGGATATGATAGACAATCAAATGACATATTTCACAGCCCTGGCAAAGCACCATCATGTGCAAACACCACAGAATCGTATTCTCAGAGTGAAATCGAAAAATCTGATTCCCAACAAAGTGGAAATGAACATAGAAGTAAGGACTTTAAAGACATGGTATCATGCACTGATAAGAGTTTGCAAGAAGAGTCATCCAAGAGGTCAAAGGAAACCAAATCAGATCTTGAAGTTGAGACCTCAGCTATAATCTCGAGTGAAAGCCTAACGCATGTAAATGTCGCCCTGGAAAACTTGACCAATGTGAAGAACAGCCTTTCTTCTAATTATCAACCACACGTAAAATCAAATGCAGACGTCTTAAATTCATGCAGTAGTAATGATAGTATAATGTGCAGCCAGGACAAGAAAGATGTTGACTGTTTACCAGGGCCAAAGTCCTTACTTGATACAACAGATATACCTGTCACCCATGATGTCGAGCAGAACACTAAACCAGAGATTGTTAAAGTTTTAACAGTCGGCACAAAATCTGTTTCATCCTGTCTTGAATTTGAGGATCAGCTGACACGTGAACAGCAAAATATGGATACTGTTAAAAAGAGTAGCAGTACTACCAAAAAGTCCCGATGGGATATTGTTGGGCAGGACACCTCAGAGAGTGATAATTCACAGAGGACACTTTGTGCAGAGAGTAAGCCTActgttaaaaaagtgatttcTGTCAAAAAAATTGAGTTTTCTAAAGACAGTTGCCAACAAGACTGTGACATTAAAAATACTTTACAGCAAGAAACTGAAACACATTCCAAACTGGTGAAGCAGACTGATATCTCTACGCAGGAAGTCGGCTCAGACAGCACATCCATAACCGATAAATACAAAGACCAAAGTGAGCCTTCACAAGCAGGCACCAGCATTGACCACTGTgacttaaaactaagtgtttcTCAAAAAATCAACACAGATGAGCCTCTGCATGTAAATGATACATCACTGGTTGACAAAGCTGCAAAGATGCAGCGTTGGAATGGCGATGATCATGAAGAAAAATCCAAGGGCAGCATTAACAAGAGCAAATTGAGTAAGAGAACATTACATCAGGATGCATTAGGAGGACAGAGTGAGGTTAGTGATAGTGACAATTCGGAGTATGACTCTGATTGTGGTGAGGCTATAAAACGATTACACTCTGTGGTGGTGGTGCCAAAGAATTCTTCCCTAACAATCGATACACAGGACACAGGAGCTTCCCCATGCAGGCTAATGAATAGTTCAGAACTACAGAATGTGAATATCATTGAAGTCCCAAATCAAGTCCCACAACAAAGGCAGGGCAGTCCTTCAGCATTCTTGGAGACCAGTGGTCCCTGTGCTGGTATTAATGATTCATCCCATAGCAGAGTGTTGTGTCAATCCCAAAGTAATATGATTGATAGCACCAGTCACTTGGAGGGTTCCAGCTCCATCAGTGCGCAGCCTTACATGGCCGGTCATATCGGTGCCCATGGAAGTGCCACAGATCCTGCCCACAGCCTTGATAATTTCAGACAGTGTGCGCAAGGGCACAAACAGCATAATGTAAGTAGCAGAGGTGAAATCATGTACTCCCATTACCAACATGATGATTTCTCCAATGCTGACAATATCAATGACAAGAATGGATTCAGCCTGGGTTGGGATTTTTCACAATTAGAACAACCCAGTAGTACATACCAGCAGCCCGATAGCAGTCACGGGCCACATCTACCAAACACTAAACTGACTGAAACCTCTCCTAAGGAACAGGAGCACCGGCAGAGTAATGCCACCTGGAACCACCAATCCCCAAATGCACAGACTAGCAGACAACCCTACCTTCATGTGCATGAACGTTATCAGGATTTTGCAGGGGAAATCCATCCTGACTCCCTAACTAATGACCACGATGACTACAGTGGGGATAAACTATCTGATCTCAGTAAAACAGCTGTTGAATGCAGTGGACCTAACACTCCTGGGTCATCAAGCTTTGTACAAGGGCATGAAATAAGCAGCAACAGCAGGGGAACTGCTGTGCCTGACCCCCCTAGAGAAGACAATTTTAGACCCCACAGAGGCCGGGGCCCTCCCAAGAAAAGGCGGCCAGAGATTGAGTCAGATTCAGACAATGAGGCAGAAGCTGGGCCTGCAGGCAAGAGGGAGCGTCAAGGAGATGCTGACGTCTCTAAGGAAACTCATGTCAAAGCCATGGTGCAACGTCCATTACTCAATCTGCGAGAATTTCAAGACGCCAATAAATGGAAAGAGTTTGCCAAGTCTAAGAAGATGCCCCCTTACTTTGACTTGATTGAGGAGAACCTGTACTTGACTGAGAG AAAAAAGAGCAAATCTCACAGAGATATCAAAAGAATGCAATGTGAGTGCCCAGTGCTGCCCAGAGAAGAGCGTGCAAGAGGAGTATTAGCATGCGGGGAAGACTGTTTAAACCGGCTGCTGATGATTGAGTG ctcCTCACGGTGCCTGAATGGAGCCTACTGCTCTAATCGACGCTTTCAGATGAAACAACATGCAGACTTCGAGGTTATCCTCACAGAAGACAAGGGCTGGGGTCTACGGGCAGCTAGAGACTTGGCTCC AAATACTTTTGTACTGGAATACTGCGGGGAGGTATTGGACCACAAGGAGTTCAAAACAAGGGTGAAAGAATATGCTCGCAATAAGAACATCCACTACTACTTCATGTCTCTAAGGAATAATGAG ATCATTGATGCAACGCTGAAGGGTAATTGCTCTCGGTTTATGAACCATAGCTGTGAGCCCAACTGTGAAACCCAAAAG TGGACTGTCAATGGCCAGCTTAGAGTTGGGTTCTTCACCTCCAAGGTGGTCCCTGCAGGAGCTGAACTGACGTTTGATTACCAGTTCCAGAGATATGG CAAAGAAGCACAGAAATGCTTCTGTGGAGCCCCAAGCTGCAGAGGCTTCCTGGGTGGTGAGAACAGAGTTAGTGTTCGGGCAGCTGGAGGGAAGATGAAGAAAGACCGCAGTCGAAAGAGTGCTCTCACCACG GTTGATGAGGAGCTTGAGGCGTTACTGGAGAATGGAGAAGGCCTATATGATGAGAAACAGGTGGTGTCTCTCTGCAGACTAATGGTCCGAGTGGAAACCATGGAACAAAAACTCACCTGTCTCAAGCTCATACAA GATACTCAAAATCCATCATGCCTGAAGCAGTTCCTGGACCATCATGGATTGTCTTTGCTGTGGATCTTCATGGTGGAGCTTTCTGAAGCTAAAGGCAACAGTGCCAATAACATCAAACTGCAGTTAGAG ATTATGAAGACCTTGGCTGTGCTGCCTATCTCTACTAAGAACATGTTGGAGGAGAGCAGAGTCCTTACCTTCATCCAGCGATGGGCCCAGACAAAAACTTTTCCTCACCCTGCTGAGATGGATGGCTACTCCAGTGAGAACACCTCCCGTGCTCAAACACCCCTCAACACTCCTGATGGATCCTCCACCAAACTGGGACCAGAATTGGATGGTGACACCTCCAAACCTGCTGTGTACCGCCGCCTGAAAATCATCAGTGAAAACAGTCTAGACAGCGCACTCTCGGACGCTAGCAAAGCATCTGAtgggaaggaggaagaggaggaggacgatgatgaggaagaagaagaatccTCGCATGCAGGACTTCCTGATGGCAAACAGTTGAAGGAAGAGCCTGTGTGTGAAGCTGCAGATCCAACGAAAGGAACAATGGAAGAGTCGGTTAAAGAGGAGGGTCAGGTcaaaggggaggaagaggaagagactAGGATGAGTTCAAGCAGTCAACACCAACCTCAAACTGAGgaggtaaaagaaaaaatggaCTCGGAGATAGAGATTGAGATGAAAGAGGACACGAGTGAGGGTCATACGGATGAACTTGAGGAGCCAAAAGAGCCTTGTCAAGAACAGGAGAGTGGGGAGGAGCAGACCACTCAGGCAGTGACAGAAAAGGCTGAACTAGAAGGAGACCAGCCCACTGTTAAAGTTCTCGAGTCAGAGATTCAGTCCATCCAAACAGATGTTGCTGATCTTCCACCTGAGCCGCCTTTAGAAAATATGGAGGCCCAGGCAGAGACGCAAGAGGCTGGAAAACCTCCTTCTGGCTGTGAGGCGCCGCCTGATGAATCTACCACTGATGCTGCCCAAAGCTCTGAGACCCCTGAGGCCAGTATGCCCTCTGAGGTCATAGTGACACCCGTGGACCCATCAGTGATAGGAACTCCTTCtcaggatgaagaggaaggtgTCTCAGATGTAGAGAGTGAGAGGAGTCAGGAGCCCCCACTCAATGCTTTGGACATTTGTGGCATGGCTGCCAGGCTTCTGGACAGCTGGAAGGATCTGAAG GAGGTGTACAGAATACCAAAGAAGAGTCAGGTGGAAAAGGAAGCAAATG ATCGCAGCCGAGATCGAGACACAGCTTTGACGCCACGCACAACTTCTGGTAGCCGAGAGCGTGAAAGGGAGCGGGAGAAGGAGCGGGAACGTGACAGAGACCGAGATTATGACCGAGACAGGGATCGAGACtgggacagggagagagacagagaccgcGACAGAGACCGCGACAGAGACCGCGACAGAGACCGCGACAGAGACCGCGACAGAGACCGCGACAGAGAACGCGACAGAGACCGCGAAAGAGACCGCGACAGAGACCGTGATCGAGGCTCTGACAAAACTCCACAACGCAGCacggagagacggaggagacgCTCCACTTCACCACCCTCATCCTACGAGAGGAGCAGCCGACGCACTGAGGAACG GTTTGACTCCTCTAACAGCAGCAAGACACGGGGAGTTGGTGGAAAGGATCGCAACAAGTTGTCCACAGAGGAGCGACGGAAGCTGTTTGAGCAGGAGGTTGCCCAGCGGGAAGCCCAGAAACAACAACAGcttcaacagcagcagcagcagcagcagcagcagcttcaaaCTATGGCTTATGACCCTGCTCTGGCCTATGCCTCCAGCCCTGGCTTCATCACCTATCCTCCTGGATATCCCATCCAGACCTTTGTGGATCCCACCAACCCCAATGCAGGCAAAGTACTGCTACCTACCCCTCCGGTTGAGCCCACCCTGAACTATGAAGAGACACCTCCCCTGCGTCTTATCTCAGACCTGGGACTGTCCTCTCCATCCCCCACTTCCCAGGCCAATCCAGTCTCTAATCTTTCTCAGCACATCACCACAACTGACCTCGCCACTGGCAACCCCCAACAGTATGCCCAGCCAACTGTAGCAACTCAGGACACAGGTGTAGCTGTCCTCTCTGTACCCGCCCAGGTGGCCCCTCAGGTACACGGCCAGCAGAGCTACACTACTCTCTGGGATCCCACTACTCAGCAGGCAGTGACTGTGCAGACACAGCCTGGACAGCAGTATGCCACAGCTCCAGCACAGGctcagacacagacagccaTCTATTACCAGGGTCAACCATGCCAAACCATCTACAGCATCCCCACCGCCTACCCACAGGCCAACACTCCCGTCATACAG GCATACACCGAACCCACAGCCAGCTACCTGCACAGCCAGCCTGTGTATCCTGGCCATCAGCAGGGAGTGGTGGTGCAGCAGGGAGGCACAGTCACCACCATTGTCACATCCCAAACTGTCCAACAG GAAATGATTGTACCCAACAATGTGATAGACctgcctcctccctctccccccaaACCCAAAACTATCGTCCTACCTCCCAACTGGAAAGTGGCCCGGGACCCTGAAGGCAAGATCTACTACTACCATATTGTCACAAG GCAAACACAGTGGGACCCTCCAACCTGGGATGGATGTAGTGACAACACTAGTGTGGACCATGAATCTGAGATGGACCTTGGAACACCCACCTATGATGAGAATCCTTCCAAG TTCTCCACAAAGACAGCTGAAGCAGACACTTCCAGTGAGCTGGCTAAAAAGAGTAAAGAGACATTTCGCAAAGAG ATGTCCCAGTTCATAGTGCAATGTTTAAATCCTTTTCGGAAGCCAGACTGCAAACTTGGACGTATCAGCAACACAGAAGATTTCAAACACCTGGCTAGAAAG CTAACTCATGGTGTTATGAATAAGGAATTGAAAGCTTGCACTAATCCAGAGGACCTTGAGTGTAACGAGAATGTGAAGCACAAGACAAAGGAGTACATCAAGAAGTACATGCAGAGATTTGGAACCGTGTACAGgcccaaggaggacacagaggtgTGCTAG